A single window of Rhodohalobacter sp. 614A DNA harbors:
- a CDS encoding efflux RND transporter periplasmic adaptor subunit, which yields MNAKNIILILAGITIFTLGGYWLGTQSGSSSTEMDQSSDSMEMNQTTGSADGVQKQGEREVLYWQAPMNPSEIYDQPGQSRMGMDLVPVYADEAASSEGMVKINPVVMQNMNVRTQPVVQKSLSTTVSAVGKVEYDEQKLYTVNTKISGWIEELFVDYTGKMVERGQPLFSIYSPELVTTQREYLLALKTRDKVGASNFQTIRDGGNSLLDATRKRLEYWDIPESEIERLEQTGEVKKAITLKAPATGVVIHKNAVDGEFIKAGTPAYKIADLSTVWVQTSVYDYEVPWIREGQPSIMELSYQPGKTYEGTVAYIYPDLDQKTRTVQVRLEFENPNLELKPGMFANVQIQTRPKQNVIVIPNEAIIRTGERDIVFVAKGEGSFEPREVNLGMEGGERNNEVEVLSGLMPGEQIVTSAQFLFDSESRLQEAIQKMLQQKDGSETDPEMEEMDMPTEEMNHETEAEPETMDHSEMDM from the coding sequence ATGAACGCGAAAAATATAATTCTAATCCTGGCCGGTATCACCATTTTTACCCTGGGTGGGTATTGGCTTGGTACACAATCCGGCTCTTCTTCAACCGAGATGGATCAAAGCTCCGATTCGATGGAGATGAACCAAACCACAGGTTCTGCTGACGGGGTTCAAAAGCAGGGGGAAAGAGAAGTATTGTACTGGCAGGCGCCTATGAATCCCAGTGAGATTTATGATCAACCTGGTCAATCCAGGATGGGCATGGACCTGGTGCCGGTTTATGCCGATGAGGCAGCCAGCTCCGAAGGCATGGTAAAAATCAATCCAGTTGTGATGCAAAATATGAATGTGCGTACCCAACCGGTTGTTCAAAAATCACTTTCAACAACAGTAAGCGCTGTGGGTAAGGTGGAGTATGACGAACAGAAACTATATACCGTAAACACTAAAATTTCCGGATGGATTGAAGAGTTGTTCGTTGATTATACAGGTAAAATGGTGGAGCGGGGTCAGCCGCTTTTTAGCATCTATTCGCCGGAATTGGTCACAACTCAGCGTGAATATTTATTGGCATTAAAGACACGAGACAAGGTCGGGGCAAGCAACTTTCAAACCATTCGCGATGGTGGAAACAGCCTGCTTGATGCTACTCGCAAACGACTGGAATACTGGGATATCCCCGAATCGGAAATAGAGCGGCTGGAACAGACCGGGGAAGTGAAAAAAGCAATTACATTGAAAGCCCCGGCAACAGGTGTTGTGATTCATAAGAATGCGGTGGATGGAGAATTTATCAAGGCCGGTACACCAGCCTATAAGATCGCAGATCTCTCTACAGTCTGGGTACAGACCAGTGTGTACGACTACGAAGTGCCGTGGATTCGCGAAGGACAACCCTCAATAATGGAGCTTTCGTACCAGCCTGGAAAAACCTACGAAGGAACCGTTGCTTATATCTATCCCGACCTAGACCAAAAAACGAGAACCGTTCAGGTACGGCTGGAATTTGAAAATCCGAATCTGGAACTGAAACCGGGTATGTTTGCCAATGTTCAAATTCAAACAAGGCCAAAGCAGAATGTTATTGTGATTCCTAATGAAGCGATCATTCGAACCGGTGAACGGGATATCGTTTTTGTAGCAAAGGGAGAAGGGTCCTTTGAGCCGCGGGAAGTCAACTTAGGTATGGAAGGAGGAGAGCGCAATAATGAAGTTGAAGTTCTATCCGGATTAATGCCTGGTGAACAGATCGTTACCTCTGCGCAATTCCTGTTCGACAGCGAGAGCAGGCTCCAGGAAGCCATTCAAAAGATGCTGCAACAGAAAGATGGCAGCGAAACAGATCCGGAAATGGAAGAGATGGATATGCCCACAGAGGAAATGAATCATGAAACTGAAGCTGAACCGGAAACGATGGATCACTCAGAAATGGACATGTAA
- a CDS encoding TolC family protein translates to MKKMITRRMLAGLYLLLLLPITIQAQNQESVLILDQLIQKVLTQNPELHSSYESWEASKTRISQQEALPDPTLGLNMMNLPVNSFALDQEPMTGKQITLMQMFPFPGKLGLKGKIAQSDSDISLQQYQELQNQLVKKTKQSYFDLFYVYQAIATVENNQDLLSEFVEIAETRYSVGNGLQQDVMRAQVALSKMIDKELKLRQQRESLQARINALINEPADAPLGRPVDPGINNLTTDLNSLVELADTSSPLLEAWRTVVQRSDQKVDLALKGRYPDFSIGLAYTQRDELQNGMKGYDFVSGMFNVRIPLYFNKKQDKKVQEMQITRTSMEYRYQDVENSIEQMLQQSLTDLEKNRRLIDLYETGILPQAEESLESSLAGYQTDKVDFLSLLDSELTLFNLRLDYYRIVADYHKSVADLEALTGSEL, encoded by the coding sequence ATGAAAAAGATGATTACCCGACGAATGTTAGCAGGCCTGTACCTGCTTTTGCTTCTCCCCATTACTATTCAGGCTCAAAATCAGGAATCGGTTTTGATACTTGATCAACTCATCCAAAAAGTGTTGACGCAAAACCCGGAACTCCATTCTTCCTATGAAAGCTGGGAAGCCAGCAAAACCCGAATATCCCAACAAGAGGCACTGCCCGATCCAACTTTGGGACTCAATATGATGAACCTGCCTGTGAACAGTTTTGCCCTCGACCAGGAACCGATGACGGGAAAACAGATCACATTGATGCAGATGTTTCCGTTTCCGGGCAAGCTTGGTCTTAAAGGCAAGATCGCCCAAAGTGATTCAGATATCAGCTTACAGCAATACCAGGAACTTCAAAATCAACTGGTCAAAAAAACCAAGCAAAGTTATTTCGACCTCTTTTATGTATATCAGGCAATTGCTACGGTTGAAAATAACCAGGACCTGTTAAGTGAATTTGTGGAGATTGCCGAAACTCGCTACAGCGTGGGCAACGGATTGCAGCAGGATGTGATGCGAGCCCAGGTAGCTCTCTCCAAAATGATTGACAAGGAACTGAAACTCCGCCAGCAGAGAGAATCCCTCCAGGCACGTATTAACGCACTCATCAATGAACCGGCAGATGCACCGCTTGGACGGCCTGTTGACCCGGGAATAAATAATTTGACAACGGACCTGAATTCCCTGGTTGAGTTAGCAGATACCAGCAGTCCGTTATTGGAAGCATGGAGAACGGTCGTCCAAAGAAGTGACCAAAAAGTGGACCTGGCTTTGAAGGGCCGGTATCCTGACTTTTCCATTGGTTTGGCTTATACCCAACGGGATGAACTCCAAAACGGAATGAAAGGCTATGATTTTGTTTCGGGGATGTTCAATGTCCGCATTCCTCTCTACTTCAATAAAAAACAGGATAAAAAAGTACAGGAGATGCAAATTACCCGGACCTCCATGGAATACCGGTATCAGGATGTGGAAAACTCAATTGAACAGATGCTCCAACAGTCGCTGACGGACCTTGAAAAAAACAGGAGACTGATCGACCTGTATGAAACAGGCATACTTCCACAGGCCGAGGAGTCTCTTGAATCATCATTAGCCGGATATCAAACTGACAAAGTAGATTTTCTTTCCCTGCTCGACAGCGAACTGACTCTCTTTAACCTGCGGCTGGATTATTACCGCATCGTGGCCGACTACCACAAATCTGTAGCTGATCTCGAAGCACTAACCGGTAGTGAACTCTAA
- a CDS encoding nuclear transport factor 2 family protein, translating to MNGKIFILTTLMLLTGVYISYGQQSSPEEAVIETLEAFHLAIIANDSEAAKKLLSDSVQILEGGNIETKHEYLSHHFHSDGRFLSAIDRKIDSQTISMEGNVAWISTQSHFWGNFNDRDIDLNGLELVVLQKVDENWKITALHWSSSPGG from the coding sequence ATGAATGGTAAAATTTTCATTCTTACAACCCTCATGTTGCTAACTGGTGTTTACATTTCTTATGGGCAACAATCATCTCCGGAAGAAGCAGTGATCGAAACCCTTGAGGCCTTTCATTTGGCGATTATTGCAAATGACAGCGAAGCAGCAAAAAAGCTTTTGTCGGATTCAGTACAAATCCTGGAAGGAGGAAACATCGAAACAAAACATGAATACCTCTCCCACCATTTCCATTCTGATGGCAGGTTCTTAAGCGCTATCGATCGTAAAATTGATTCTCAAACCATCTCAATGGAGGGGAATGTTGCCTGGATATCAACCCAATCACACTTTTGGGGAAATTTCAATGACCGCGATATCGATTTGAACGGTCTGGAATTGGTTGTTCTCCAAAAGGTTGATGAGAATTGGAAAATCACCGCACTGCACTGGTCTTCAAGCCCAGGGGGTTAA
- a CDS encoding DUF2231 domain-containing protein produces MELIPQWAPNIHPMLVHFPIAIILLAVLMDFLNFFLPDKWWDDLKTTILYGVGAISAIIAYYTGTLAADSVFLPSGAQSVLNEHADWAWWTVWFFGIYSLLRIFVHWYKKMDQKLIRIGLFVLVLPGVFFLYETGDHGAKMVFGYGAGTGQLMNQQETTSIPTDSLDEAGSTFMVNENGWSWEIGPNGLSTLLTRFQWLEGTASDLQPTIATNGENHLLRISAASSSNFFVQKNSYQNIQVDYYLDLSDFNGEISLVNHVQDVNNYDFVTLSSDGTISQGRVSGGNREVFAEESYSATGMLFIRTVGNGTHFRAYINREMAVHGHGDAPEAGSIGLQLNGNGSVLIDQISLTQLTDH; encoded by the coding sequence ATGGAACTCATCCCCCAATGGGCACCCAACATACATCCGATGCTTGTTCACTTTCCAATAGCCATCATTTTACTGGCCGTATTGATGGACTTTTTGAACTTCTTTCTGCCGGATAAATGGTGGGATGACTTAAAAACAACCATTCTTTATGGAGTCGGTGCTATTTCAGCCATCATTGCTTACTACACGGGGACACTGGCAGCCGATAGCGTTTTCTTGCCATCCGGAGCACAATCCGTCTTGAATGAACACGCCGATTGGGCGTGGTGGACAGTTTGGTTCTTTGGAATTTATTCCTTGCTTCGCATTTTTGTCCATTGGTACAAAAAGATGGATCAAAAACTTATTAGGATTGGCCTATTTGTGCTTGTATTGCCAGGTGTATTTTTTCTTTATGAAACCGGCGACCATGGCGCTAAAATGGTCTTTGGATACGGAGCCGGTACCGGACAATTGATGAATCAACAGGAGACGACTTCAATCCCCACGGATAGTCTGGATGAAGCCGGATCAACATTCATGGTCAATGAAAATGGCTGGTCATGGGAAATAGGTCCTAATGGTCTAAGTACACTTCTTACCCGATTTCAATGGTTAGAAGGAACTGCTTCTGACCTTCAACCAACCATTGCAACCAACGGTGAAAACCACTTACTTCGCATCTCTGCAGCCTCCTCTTCCAATTTCTTTGTGCAAAAAAACTCGTATCAAAACATACAGGTGGATTATTACCTCGACCTGTCCGATTTCAATGGCGAGATTTCCCTTGTAAATCATGTTCAGGATGTTAATAACTACGATTTTGTTACGCTTTCTTCCGATGGAACCATTTCCCAGGGCCGAGTCAGTGGTGGCAATCGCGAAGTATTTGCCGAAGAATCCTACTCAGCCACGGGCATGCTGTTTATTCGTACCGTGGGTAACGGTACTCACTTTCGGGCCTATATCAACAGGGAAATGGCCGTCCACGGGCACGGTGATGCACCAGAAGCCGGGAGCATCGGACTCCAGTTAAATGGAAACGGATCTGTACTTATCGATCAGATTTCGTTAACTCAACTTACCGATCACTAA